A section of the Salmo trutta chromosome 4, fSalTru1.1, whole genome shotgun sequence genome encodes:
- the LOC115192308 gene encoding proteasome subunit alpha type-7-like: MAARYDRAITVFSPDGHLFQVEYAQEAVKKGSTAVGIRGKDIVVLGVEKKSVAKLQEERTVRKICALDDHVCMAFAGLTADARIVINRARVECQSHRLTVEDPVTVEYITRHIATLKQRYTQSNGRRPFGISALIVGFDCDGTPRLYQTDPSGTYHAWKANAIGRSAKTVREFLEKNYTEEAIATDNEAIKLAIKALLEVVQSGGKNIELAVIRRNQSLKLLESKEIETLVTEIEKEKEEEVEKKKQKKST, from the exons ATGGCCGCTAGATATGATAGAGCTATAACAGTATTTTCCCCTGATGGACACCTGTTTCAAGTGGAATATGCGCAAGAGGCTGTGAAAAAAGGCTCCACTGCG GTTGGCATCCGTGGTAAAGACATTGTCGTTCTGGGCGTTGAGAAAAAGTCAGTCGCTAAACTCCAAGAGGAGAGGACTGTACGCAAGATCTGTGCACTGGATGATCATGTATGCATGGCATTTGCAG GTCTGACGGCAGATGCTCGTATAGTTATCAACAGAGCCAGGGTGGAGTGTCAGAGCCACAGGCTCACTGTAGAGGACCCTGTTACGGTGGAATACATCACACGCCACATCGCTACACTCAAACAG CGCTACACACAGAGTAACGGACGAAGACCCTTCGGGATCTCTGCTCTAATCGTGGGCTTCGACTGTGATGGAACCCCACGGCTGTACCAAACCGACCCGTCTGGGACATACCATGCCTGGAAG GCTAATGCCATCGGTCGCAGTGCAAAGACTGTCCGGGAGTTTCTGGAGAAGAACTACACAGAGGAGGCCATCGCCACTGACAATGAGGCTATAAAGCTGGCCATCAAAGCCCTGTTGGAG GTCGTTCAGTCAGGAGGAAAGAACATTGAGCTGGCTGTGATCAGGAGAAATCAGtcactgaag CTTTTGGAGTCTAAAGAAATTGAAACCCTTGTGACTGAAATCGAgaaggagaaagaagaggaggtagagaaaaAGAAGCAGAAGAAATCAACATAA